GCCTAGACGGATCGAGGTCGCGGAACCCCGGTTGGCTTCAGCGACCACTGCCGTCAGCGGCGTGCGCTCATATTCACGCACCGCCGAGATCTCGGGCGTGACGGCAGCAGGTTGAAGTTGAGTGCTTGTCTGCATGGCTCGATGAACATCCGACGTGACAGCCGCGAAACTGAGAGTCTCGCCTGGTTCCAGCCGCGCAACAGCAGTCGGACCAGTCGTTCCCTTGATAACACTGGGCCGTTCGACATCGACCGCCCCGCGCAGCAACGTGACGATCACACGCTCGTCCCTCCCCACACTGACTTCGAAGATCGTGCCGCGTGCTGTCACGCTTCCGCCACCAGCCAGCACAACGAAGGGGCGGATCTCATGCGCCACATCAAAGCGGGCACGACCGCGTTCGAGCTTCAACTCGCGCCGTCCGGTGCTGAAGCGCGCGAAGAGCTCGCTATTGCGATCGAGTTCGACCAAGGAGCCATCGGCGAGCCGCACCCTTTCGGAGGCATTCTGAGTCGCGTAGCGCTGACGCTCGGTCGCCTGATCAGCCTTCGGCTGCGCCACCTGGACTGGAGCATGCTCCAAGCCCGGTAGCTCCACCTTTGCAATCCAGCCTCCGATGCCAATGGTCAAAAGCAGGCTGGCAGCGATTCCGGCCCATCTCAAACGGCGACCGCTCGCTTCGTTGTCATTGGCTTCCTGGCGTTCGTCTTCGCTCTGAGCCGCCATGAAACGCCCCAGAGCGAAAATCTCGCCGGCGTGATCGTAAGCGCCGCGGTGCGTTGCGCCGAGGGCAAGCCAATGTTCGAACTGCGGGCGCCACTCCTCCGCATCAGGGCCCCGCATCCTGGCGAACCACAAAGATGCCTCACGCATTTGCTGGTCCATCCTCGGCATAGGCTCCGGCATATCGTCCTCAGCCATGGGCATTTCCGATGCTCTTGCCGATGCGCACAATGGCCTCCGCCACATGCCATTCCACGGTTCGGATACTGATATCGAGTTTCTCGGCTATCTGCTTATATCCCAGTTCTTCGGCCCGATGTAACAAATATACCTCTTTCGTCCTCTGCGGAAGGTTTTCGACAGCCAGTCGGTAGCGCTCTCGCATCTCGTTTACTTCCGCGATGGCATCCGGGCCGGCAACGTCTTTGCCGACGGAATAGACCACGGGGTCGAAGGATTGTGCCTTGGCCCAGGCGCGCACGCGGTCGGCCAGGAGATGCCGGACGATTCCCTGCAAATAGGCACCCGGATTGCTGGACGCAGCGGTGGATCGCGAAGCGACGAGCCTCGTGAAAGCCTCCTGCACCAGATCGTGCCGGTCCTCCTCAAGCCAGACGCGCGGCTTGAGGAAGGACAGCAGCTTCGGTGCCTCCCTTCGATAGACGGCTTCGAACTGGCGATGGTCATGGCATGCGGACGCACCCGCACAGGTGCCCTCATTCTCACTGGCGCGAAACATCGGGTCACGCGCACGGTCGGAGGTCGCAGCGCGCCAAAGCGCGACGGCAGAAATGGAGCGAAGACAGCATGACAAGACCACCCAAGGGTGGCGGGCAATATCGTCCATTGCTTTCGCCCAGCCGTCGAGGATGGGCATCTAGTCATGCCTGGAAGGTTTATCCTGCAGACGGTCCCCAGCCGTTTACCGCACTGCGGGAAAACTCTGCAACGATTTCCAGGTCGTTGCAACCCGCCACGTGCATGGGAACGGTCATTCGCCGTTCTGCATCGCATCCTCAGCGGTCGCTCGGCTCGCGCGTCGGCAGAACAGCAAAGAGTTCGACCATCCGATCGAAGAAGCGATCGAGCAATTCTGTCGCTTCCGGTTCCAGCTCGACAAGGATCCGTCGACCGTCGTTTGGATCGCGTCGAAGATTGACCAGCCCGCGTTCTGCCATGCGATGGACAATGCGTTGCGAGTTCCGTTCCGATGCGCTCGACGCTCCAGTCAGCGCGGTCAGCGAACGCGGTTGCCGACTTTTGCAGGTATAGAGATCGAGAAGCATTTCGAACGCCGGCATGGTGAATAGATCCCGGCCGAACTCATCCGCTCGCAGCCGCTGCACCTGTTCGGTCAAATCGACCACGCTGCAGCGGCTTA
This DNA window, taken from Sphingomonas sp. AP4-R1, encodes the following:
- a CDS encoding RNA polymerase sigma factor, which produces MPILDGWAKAMDDIARHPWVVLSCCLRSISAVALWRAATSDRARDPMFRASENEGTCAGASACHDHRQFEAVYRREAPKLLSFLKPRVWLEEDRHDLVQEAFTRLVASRSTAASSNPGAYLQGIVRHLLADRVRAWAKAQSFDPVVYSVGKDVAGPDAIAEVNEMRERYRLAVENLPQRTKEVYLLHRAEELGYKQIAEKLDISIRTVEWHVAEAIVRIGKSIGNAHG
- a CDS encoding FecR family protein, which produces MAEDDMPEPMPRMDQQMREASLWFARMRGPDAEEWRPQFEHWLALGATHRGAYDHAGEIFALGRFMAAQSEDERQEANDNEASGRRLRWAGIAASLLLTIGIGGWIAKVELPGLEHAPVQVAQPKADQATERQRYATQNASERVRLADGSLVELDRNSELFARFSTGRRELKLERGRARFDVAHEIRPFVVLAGGGSVTARGTIFEVSVGRDERVIVTLLRGAVDVERPSVIKGTTGPTAVARLEPGETLSFAAVTSDVHRAMQTSTQLQPAAVTPEISAVREYERTPLTAVVAEANRGSATSIRLGDPSLGTLRVSGRFRVDDADQVADRLATLFDLDAERTKPDEITLRKK
- a CDS encoding MarR family winged helix-turn-helix transcriptional regulator, with amino-acid sequence MMHGPPIIANVSRCSVVDLTEQVQRLRADEFGRDLFTMPAFEMLLDLYTCKSRQPRSLTALTGASSASERNSQRIVHRMAERGLVNLRRDPNDGRRILVELEPEATELLDRFFDRMVELFAVLPTREPSDR